A region from the Aegilops tauschii subsp. strangulata cultivar AL8/78 chromosome 5, Aet v6.0, whole genome shotgun sequence genome encodes:
- the LOC109744092 gene encoding ubiquitin-related modifier 1 homolog has translation MHLTLEFGGGLELLLEKSTKVHKVDVQPRDGEDKATMKGLLSWVKSNLVKERPEMFIKDDSVRPGVLVLINDCDWELCGGLDAELEDKDVVVFISTLHGG, from the exons ATGCATCTCACTCTTGAATTCGG GGGCGGTTTGGAGCTTCTCCTAGAGAAATCCACCAAGGTACACAAGGTGGATGTCCAGCCCAGGGACGGTGAAGACAAG GCCACTATGAAGGGATTGCTCTCTTGGGTGAAGTCCAATTTGGTCAAGGAGCGGCCGGAGATGTTCATCAAGGATGACTCTGT GAGGCCTGGGGTTCTTGTCCTTATAAATGACTGCGACTGGGAGTTGTGTGGTGGCCTTGATGCAGAGTTGGAAGATAAGGACGTGGTTGTCTTCATCTCCACACTGCACGGTGGTTAA
- the LOC109744090 gene encoding osmotin-like protein: protein MAGMVERLVIGTLLAATFLAAPAAGTTLTLHNLCPYPVWPLVTPNTGFPSICGNDIRLEGNGHGLVSFPFPPTFWSGQLVARTGCASPSPSRCETGSARPAGVVQLTVHSAEGAPRPDLAVYSVSLVGGFNVPVVVSPQAIGGDGPCPALGCAADLNAGCPPAQRVVGAGGRAVACYGLPGYFKQRCPLTRTTPVDREPVEQHCYAPGELKVVFCQPAMVDAAQPDVVVAEN from the coding sequence ATGGCTGGCATGGTAGAGCGCCTCGTGATCGGCACCCTGCTGGCCGCCACCTTCCTGGCGGCACCGGCGGCAGGCACCACACTGACCCTGCACAACCTGTGCCCGTACCCCGTGTGGCCGCTGGTGACCCCGAACACGGGCTTCCCCTCCATCTGCGgcaacgacatccgcctcgagGGCAACGGCCACGGGCTCGTCTCCTTCCCCTTCCCGCCGACCTTCTGGTCCGGGCAGCTGGTGGCGCGCACCGGCTgcgcgtcgccgtcgccgtcgcggtGCGAGACGGGGAGCGCGCGGCCCGCGGGCGTGGTGCAGCTGACCGTGCACTCGGCCGAGGGCGCGCCGCGGCCGGACCTGGCGGTGTACAGCGTGAGCCTGGTGGGCGGGTTCAACGTGCCGGTGGTGGTGAGCCCGCAGGCCATCGGCGGCGACGGGCCCTGCCCGGCCCTGGGGTGCGCGGCGGACCTGAACGCCGGGTGCCCGCCGGCGCAGCGCGTGGTGGGCGCGGGCGGCCGCGCGGTCGCGTGCTATGGGCTACCTGGCTACTTCAAGCAGCGGTGCCCGCTGACGCGGACGACGCCGGTCGACAGGGAGCCCGTGGAGCAGCACTGCTACGCGCCCGGCGAGCTCAAGGTCGTCTTCTGCCAGCCCGCAATGGTCGACGCCGCACAGCCGGATGTCGTCGTCGCCGAGAACTAG
- the LOC109744091 gene encoding osmotin-like protein: MGGMGERLVIGTLLAAAFLAAPEAGTTLTLHNLCPYPVWPLVTPNTGFPSICGNDIRLEGNGHGLVSFPFPPTFWSGQLVARTGCAPPPRCVTGSERPAGVVQLTVHSAEGAPRPDLAVYSVSLVDGFNVPVVVSPQAISGDGPCPALGCSADLNAGCPPAQRVVGAGGCVVACKGPPGYFKQRCPLTLTTPVDREPVQQHCYAPGELKVVFCQPAMVGADAAAQPDVVVAEN; this comes from the coding sequence ATGGGTGGCATGGGCGAGCGCCTCGTGATCGGCACCCTGCTGGCCGCCGCCTTCCTGGCGGCACCGGAGGCGGGCACCACGCTGACCCTGCACAACCTGTGCCCGTACCCCGTGTGGCCGCTGGTGACCCCGAACACGGGCTTCCCCTCCATCTGCGgcaacgacatccgcctcgagGGCAACGGCCACGGGCTCGTCTCCTTCCCCTTCCCGCCGACCTTCTGGTCCGGGCAGCTGGTGGCGCGGACCGGTTGCGCGCCCCCGCCGCGGTGCGTGACGGGGAGCGAGCGGCCCGCGGGCGTGGTGCAGCTGACCGTGCACTCGGCCGAGGGCGCGCCGCGGCCGGACCTGGCGGTGTACAGCGTGAGCCTGGTGGACGGGTTCAACGTGCCGGTGGTGGTGAGCCCGCAGGCCATCAGCGGCGACGGGCCGTGCCCGGCCCTGGGGTGCTCGGCGGACCTGAACGCCGGGTGCCCGCCGGCGCAGCGCGTGGTGGGCGCGGGCGGCTGCGTGGTCGCGTGCAAGGGGCCGCCCGGCTACTTCAAGCAGCGGTGCCCGCTGACGCTGACGACGCCGGTCGACAGGGAGCCCGTGCAGCAGCACTGCTACGCGCCCGGCGAGCTCAAGGTCGTCTTCTGCCAGCCCGCGATGGTTGGCGCCGACGCCGCCGCACAGCCGGATGTCGTCGTCGCCGAGAACTAG
- the LOC141022334 gene encoding uncharacterized protein, translated as MVSWDNPPISSDDESMKSQPPMTMECTEWIILALNHVAHCEHRAPCEELLAFESTDSGRRFLGCAKKDVPKCNYVEWIDPEWPIPLKQALARIWTMYEEEVTMRLIHDVVKVEEVCKVLKDKRKMENDLRFFKVNFAKMVADVCLNYVGISPKRKG; from the exons ATGGTGTCTTGGGATAATCCGCCAATATCGTCTGACGATGAATCTATGAAAAGTCAG CCACCTATGACCATGGAGTGCACGGAATGGATCATCTTGGCTCTGAATCATGTTGCGCATTGTGAGCATCGAGCCCCCTGTGAAGAGTTGCTGgcatttgaatccactgatagCGGCAGGAGGTTTCTAGGTTGTGCGAAAAAG GATGTACCCAAGTGCAACTATGTGGAGTGGATTGACCCTGAGTGGCCAATCCCATTGAAGCAAGCTTTAGCTAGGATCTGGACTATGTATGAGGAGGAGGTGACCATGAGGTTGATACATGATGTAGTTAAGGTTGAAGAAGTCTGCAAGGTCCTGAAAGATAAGAGGAAGATGGAAAATGACCTAAGGTTTTTTAAAGTTAACTTTGCCAAAATGGTGGctgatgtttgcttgaactacgttggtatttccccaaagaggaagggatga